The segment ATACGGCGGCTCCTTCTCAGTCAACTGCAGCACATCTCCTACCCTGACGGAGGGGATGGGCTGGGAGGCTTCACAGGATGGCATACCGCTTAAAGATGGAGTTTCGTTTCTTTCTTTAACAGTAAGCAACGTAACAGACTGGAAAATATCTGCACAGTGCTTCTCCAACCTCAAAGATGGGGAGCAGTGTGTGAAAAAGCTGCCAATCGCTGTTTACAGTAAGTTGTGCATTACCTTATCAGAACCATTTGTGGTTATTAATCCTTCAGTAACTTTAATCTGTTTTATATATGTATTCATATATTACAGAAATGCCAGACCATGTTTCAATGTCTCTGCCAAGTCTAATGGGCCCAATGGTGGAGGATGAAGAGTATCGTTTGAAATGTGGCATTGTCAATGTTGCCCCAGCAAGAAATGTCTATGTTCGTTGGTACAAAGGAAGTCAGTTGATCCAGGAGACATCTAATGACACCAGCCTGCTTCCAGTCAATATGTCATTCGATTTTGATCTGAGAGCCCAAAGTGGCGATGATGGCACTCAGATTTGGTGTGAAGCAAGTCTGCAATTTTTTGCACCTGGGCCAAAGTTTCCCCCGATGCGGTCCGAGTCACACGAACTGATCGTGCTGTGTGAGTTTTGAACATTCCCATAAAACTGTCACACACTTTCTCTGAACGCATTTTGATTCTtagttttttctgtctttctgcctgttatttaatttaatgcaCGCTCTCAGACGCGCCGGTCTTCGACGACCCTGCAAATGTGACGCTGGAAGTCCCGGCTGTGGATGAATTAACTTTAAGGTGC is part of the Echeneis naucrates chromosome 8, fEcheNa1.1, whole genome shotgun sequence genome and harbors:
- the LOC115047802 gene encoding intercellular adhesion molecule 1-like — encoded protein: MKWLLIFSGLVFCSGKPVSANPNCTTELSPPHIVVPYGGSFSVNCSTSPTLTEGMGWEASQDGIPLKDGVSFLSLTVSNVTDWKISAQCFSNLKDGEQCVKKLPIAVYKMPDHVSMSLPSLMGPMVEDEEYRLKCGIVNVAPARNVYVRWYKGSQLIQETSNDTSLLPVNMSFDFDLRAQSGDDGTQIWCEASLQFFAPGPKFPPMRSESHELIVLYAPVFDDPANVTLEVPAVDELTLRCSAKGNPLPEYSWQLLPIIQDKVENQKESEVVLARHLQFPGTYACTVSNERGTRTKYFTVNPAPRDRTTFTAIIGGFVVLGVTLAVILAHFLKPDGMFSFNKASYQATPSGPV